CTCTTGGACACGAGGCAGCTTATTTCTCATACTAGCACTTGTATCCACTAAAATAACCATATCAAGCTGAGAAGTCTCTCCTAGTTCATCGACTACTTCCATTAATTCTTCTCGCTTTTCAGGTGCTAAATCTTCCATCTCTTGATCTTTACCAAGGATCTGTGAAATTTCTCGGTTTACAACCCCATGAATGGTTTGTGTCATCCCTTTCTTCGTAACCATCTGGACGGTTTGTGAAAGTGCCTTTGCATATACAACATCACTCATACCACCTCCAGCTGCAGCAATATCATTTACCTCCGACATACCTCTTTCATTTTCATCATCGTCATCTAATATACCAATGACATTGACGCATAGCCCCTCTTCTTTGGCAATCGCAGCCATTGCCACTGGATCTTCCCCAGCATTAGAGCAACCATCAGTGATTAACAAAATTTGTCTAATTGTACCACGGCTCATAAGCCCACTCCTATCTTGTTTTTTAATTAGTTTTTACAAGATTCAGAGATTTTATACTCTGTTTTAAGCCCATTCCTTTTCAGGGGCTGAAAACGTGGCCCACTCGGGTAAATAATGATCGACTTTTGCTACTAAAACGGTCATATCATCATGTATTTCCCCATCAGCATCACGAATCATTTTTTCCATAAGTAAATCCGCCACTTCTTGAGGGTCTTTCGTCATCATTTCTCTGATCATTCGCTTCATTCTAACATCCTTATTTTCTACATGTTTGGAGGCCTCATACACACCATCACTCATCATAATTAACAGGTCACCTGCCTTAAGCTGTTCAGATACAACATCCACGTCCATCTCTCTAATCATGCCAATTGGCAAATTTCCTGCCTCTAGAGACATCACGTGATCTCCACGCTTGATGTAACTAGGTGTTGAGCCAACTTTAAGAAATTTTGCCTTTCCAGTTTGTAAATCAAGCATAGCAAGATCAAGCGTGGAGAAAACTTCTTCGTTTGATCTGAGAGATAGGACAGAGTTAATCGACTTTATAGCGACTGTCTCATCAATCCCAGAAAGCAAAATTCTCCTCAATAAATCAATGGTTTCTTGACTTTCGATGTGTGCACGTCGCCCGTTGCCCATGCCATCACTAATGGCCATCGCATACGTGCCTTCTCCAATTTCCATCGTCGAATAACTGTCCCCTGATACCCATTTACCTCCTTTCGCAGTATGGGCGACTCCTTGATTAATAACAAACGTTTTTGTTGAGGCGAATACAACCTTTGTTTCTGGGCCTGTGGAACGTGCAGCTTCGGTGTGCTTCACGATGACACATTCACGTAAAATATCTGACAAAAGTGGCGCAATCACTTTTTCAGCTTCATTGTAAGTATTAGATGGAATGATCATTTCCACATCTACATTTCCAGGTTCAAGGCTATAAATATCCACTAAGTCTACATCCACACCCGCTTCTGACAAACTGTTTTTAATATCTATCTCTTGCTGTTCATGAACTTTTTTCTCCCTTTGAATATCTTTCGCAAAATCTTCCATTACTTGTGATACCCCAATCAATTGCTCTGCTACTAATTGCCGGCTCTCTAAAAGTTGATTCCTCAAACGCATTTCGCCATCTCGTTCTTTTAATTTTCCATTAATTGTATCAACTACTTTTGTGTCAATAATACAATGCTTCTTCCACACTGCTGCCAAAGCTCTGTCCTTTATGTCACCATCCTTCTCACACGCTCCCATTATCTGCTCCATTAATCCGTATGTTTTATCAAAGTCCCTTGCCCAACACTGCTGTTTTTTCATGCACGTTTGACATGTAGCTTCTGTCACACTGCTTAAAAACAAATCTACCTTGCACTCCGTTTCTTCACCTTCCTCCGGTTTTCCATGAAAGGAAAAAGTCCGCGACAAGCTGAGAAACAAATCAGAAAACTGTTCTACCTTCCCAGCAGTGACATCTCTAATTTTCCTTAAATACTTTTGTTGCTCCTGGGTATATTCCACAGTGCCCGGTATATAGCCAGCAAGACTGCTTGTCCATTTTTTTGGTGTCAAATAAAAGAAGGCAACCGCTGTAAGGCTCTCAAACAACGTCACATTTAATGACGATTGGCTATCGGCATACATCGCCATTAATAAACTTGCAATGACTAGCCCTATTGCTGTCCCCACCTTCCCTCCTTCCTTCAACAATCCACCGAGCAGACCTGCAAAAGCCAGTAAACTCATTGATATAAGTTGAGAGACACTTGCTAATGATAAAATCAATCCCATGATAACGCCCACGGTAGCCCCAATCGTTGCCCCACCAGAAAAAGCAAAGATAAGTACTACATATCTCGCCACAATATGTTCCACAGACATTTGATAAATAAGCCATCCTACAGTTCCAGTCAGAAGTGATCCGAGCAGTATAACAAGACACACGACTTCTTCATGTCTTAAGTTCATTTGTTTTTTTCTTTCAAAAACTAGAGGGATGCTCTGAAAAAAGATAAGTGTCACGACTAGAGCTAGTCCACCTTCAACTGAGGCAGTAAACAGGTGATACATAGATGTTCCTTCTTGAATAACAAGGCTCAAATACCTCGTTCCCGCTACGGCTAAAAATACGGTTAACGGTAAAAAATTCTTACTTTTATTTACCTTTTCTATGACTGCTTGTAAAAAGAAATATAATAAAATCGCAACTGTCGTATGACCGGCATATCCAAACGACAGACTTGTAGAACCAGCAATAAGAGCAAAAGCAGCTGGTAATGTTAAATTTCGCCTCCATTTAAATACGACAGCCAAAAATGGAATTGCAAATGGAAGTAGCTGTAGCAAAATGACTGACCGACCTAATAAGAAGCCAACTCCCATAATAAGAAGAAGCCGTTTTAGCGCTTGAATTTTTACTTTATCTATCTTTTTTTCCATTAAAGATAGCGCCTTCCTTGCCACAAATTCCTTTAAACCTTCAACCACTGAAACAGCTTGTCCATTCAATTTAGTCACACTCTGTACACCACTTCTAACAAACATTCTTCCACCACCCTGTTTTAAGTTCGTTCTCTAATTAAAACATGGTAGACACACAAATTTTGTCAAACAAATGGTGGCAACTATAAAAACTCTTCGACCTTTATCTACGCCATACGTCTAGCAATCATAAGGTGAGACATATTGATGACTTACTCAACATAATGTCTGTCTTCCTGCAAAATATTAGGTCAATTTGTTTATTGCCGTCATTCTCGTAAATTGCCCTGCCTTTTTGTCGCACTTTTTGAGTGTCATTTAACGAGCTAATCAGCATAACGTTAACGAGACTCTCTCTGAGAAACTTTTTAGGAAAGCTTGATACGCAAAAAAAGCCAGTAACAACATACAGGCAATTGTTAGTGGCTTTAAGTTATTGAGTTGGATTGGTACATCACTCTATTATATCAATCAGCAGTAAGTTTTATTATCCGCGTTTGGTATTTCGCCCCCCGCGTTTAGATTCAGTATTTCGTTTCAATGAAGAAAGTCTCTCTTCGCTATCTTTTAAAAATCGATTCATCTTATCTTCAAAGGACAGTGACGGCTGCTCTTTACGTCGTGGCTTAACTGGCTGTCGAGCGGTCCGTTCCGCTTTTTTTGCTCCTTCTTCAGACGCCTTTGCTTTACGAATGGAAAGTCCAATTTTACCGTCCTTTTCTACATTCATAACTTTAACTGTCACTTCATCGCCAACGGTTAAGAACTCATTAATGTCTTTCACATAACTATCAGCCACTTCACTGATATGCACGAGGCCTGTACTCCCACTGGGCAATTCAACAAAAGCACCGAAATTAGTAATTCCAGTGACTTTCCCTTGACACTTACTGCCTACTTCGATGGACATGTAAAAAATGCTCCTCCTTCATGGAACTAATATATCATTTACTATATTATACAAATGTGAAGAGATCGGTGTCAATTGTCCTCCGTTGACTGGCGCGGAAGCTGGAATAATATCTCACCATCTTGTGTTAAGAAATAATCCCGTCTCGCTAGTTCAGCGATGTACTCTGGATCATTTAGCCATTTTATTTCTTGTTCTAGTTGTGAGGCTTCCTTTTCCCTAACAACAAGTTCCTCTTCCAAACTCTCATTTGTCTCCTGTTGCTTTTGAATCGACACATGCTGCTGATACAGTACTGATCCCCCGGCCCCCAAAATAATAAGGAATACAACAGCAAACACGGACAATCGCCGGACTAAGCCTTTTTGACGTCGTAACCGTTGCTCTTCCATTTGTACTTGCTTTTCCATATACTCAGATGTTAATCTCCGGATTTTTTTCTGATTATCCTGTTGCATGTTTTCACCCCTTTAATTCCTTTATTTCTTTTTTATGTGAAATAAAATCAATAGTCGTTTTATAAGTAACAGTACCGCTTTACGTTGTTTTAAAAAAGGGTGTGCTAGTTTATTATCTATAAATTGCCCCAGAAAAATAATAGGCCTTAAGGTCCATTTAAAAACAAAAGAAACTAGTCCCCATATTGTTATTAACACTATCATACCTAAGCGAAGAAGGAGTTTCAACAGACCTTTTATTGGATTTATAAAAATTACATAGGTCAAATGAACTAAAAACGTGTACACAGCGTGTATGACTTTTAACACTCTTTCTAGCACTCGCCTATATACCCCTTCAAATATAGCACGGTAGACAGCATATCCGAGTATGATTGACAGCAACAAATAGACACGTACTTCTCCATTGTTAATGTTCAATAATAGAATAAAGTACAAGAGAGCTTGGGCAACCCAAAACAAAAAATCGTTCATTATCCTTGTCCACTTAAACATGTGACGCTTTCCTGAAATTCTTTCGTAAGTATCAAAGGAGGCCCCGAGCCAAATACCTGTGGCAACACTAGACACCATAGATACCATTTGTATATCTAAAGTCACTTAAATAACTTCCCAAATAAGCCCTTTGTTTTTTCACCGTGAAGCTGATTTAAGTAGACGAGGTCCTCTATCGTCCCTTTAATTGAGACATTCCCCTCTTCCACATCGAGGTTTTTCATTTGTAGATCATGCCCACGAATAGAGAGAAACCCCATATCCGTCTCAAGCAAAAACTCTTCACTGTCAAAGCTCTCTACCTGCTTAACACCTGTTATATCTAATAACCTTCTTGATTTTAAAATTAACTGGTGGTCGCGGCCATTACGCCCTCCTCCAGATGGGATATGATGATATGATTGTTCCATTTCCATCCTCCTCTATACATTCTTTACTGCTAATGTATGTAGAAGCTGATATAAATAGAACAAGCCCTTTTAGTTATTATCTACCCGCTCTTCTTTTAAGATACTGTAGAAAGTAGCTGCGTCCTCTTTCTTAGCTGATTCTTCTACACGATCAATTCTAATTGTCATATGCTTTTGACCGAATAACACCTCTAATTCATCCCCTGGCTTTACTTCTGTCCCTGGCTTTGCCGCCTGCCCATTTACTTTGACCCTGCCTTGACTAGCCACTTCTTTAGCCATAGTTCTCCGTTTAATCAGGCGTGACACTTTTAAATATTTATCTAACCTCATGTCATTACTCTCCTTTACGTTCCTCTTGTTTTGCTTTTTCCCAAAGTTCATCTAATTTTTGTAACGTGACGTCATCAGCTCGTAAGCTATCTTTCGCTAATTGATCCTCTATATAGTTAAAACGCCGGCGAAATTTATTATTCGTTTTAGTGAGTGCTTCTTCTGGATCTATCTCATGATATCTTGCCAAGTTAACAAGGACAAATAAGACATCCCCTAATTCTTCGACAGCGTCATCGTTAGCTCCTTCTTTTAGTGCTTGAAGCCATTCAGATATTTCCTCTTGGAGCTTCATCCACATAGGTGCTTCATCCGCCCAATCAAATCCCACTTTAGCTGCTTTCTTTTGTAACTTGAAAGCTTTAAGAAGGGCCGGTAAAGCTGAGGGAATATCGTCCAGTAAAGACATGTTCCGTTTGTGTCCCTTCGCTATTTTTTCCTGTTGTTTAATCTCTTCCCAATTCGCTACAACTTCTTCTGCATTATCTGCGTTCTTGTCACCAAAGACGTGAGGGTGCCGTCTTATCATTTTTTCAGTTAATATACTGATGATATCCTTTATATTAAAATACCCTTCATCTTCACCTATTTGTGCATGAAGCAATACTTGTAGTAACACATCACCGAGCTCTTCTGCTAAATGGTCGTCATCGTTTTCATCTATAGCATCCAATACTTCATACGTTTCTTCTAGCAAGTATTTTTTTAATGATTGGTGCGTTTGTTTTTTGTCCCATGGACAACCATTCGGTCCCCGCAATGTTTTTATGACGTGCTGCAACGTTGAAAATTCCCCATATAACAAGGTGTCATCTTTAACTGGCGCAAGATAAACAGCTGTTAAATTACTGAGTGTCGTTACTCTATCTAATTCATACAACGGAACAGTCCGCACACTCTCTTGAGCCGTTCCAGCCGCTGTCACAACATGTACTATGTAATCGTCTGGAAATCGTTCCATTAATGTTAGCTTCACATGAGAAGCACTCATCTGATCATATACTTGCGCCACAATTGTATGGCTCGATAAGTCAAGGCTTGACGGGTCCATCGTCATCCCATCCACTAGCTGAAAACCATCGATGGGATCGATTTTTAAGCTCGTAAACATAGCATCAAGAAAACTGTGACCACCTTCAATGACCACGTTTATATTTTCACCGTGCGCCAATAACCGCTGCACAGTTGCTTCTGCTACTAACGGATGACCAGGTACAGCATAAACAATCTCACCTTTAATCTTGACCGCTTCTACTAACTCTTTCACTATGTGTTCATACACCTCTTCAAATTGGTCATAGGTTTTATATATGGTATCAAAACTTTTAAACGTCACACCTTCCCTTTTTAGTTCGGCAACAACTGGATGATCTTCTGTTCTTAAAAAAACTAGTTCTTGTTTTATAAGTTTTTTATAAATTCCAACAGGTAACTGATCTAAATCTCCTGCACCTAATCCGAGTATTCTAATCGTGGAACTCATTTATATTCACCCTTCCTATGACTTACTACCTTTAACTTTATAAGGGATTTTCCGCCCTATTTTAGGTAGGGCTTCCCATTCATCTTGTGTGAGAATACTAAACTGTTTGATTAAAAAGAGAAAGATAACGCCTCCGAAAACGGAAGCTGTTACGGCTTTAATGGCTTCATTCAGCCTTCCTTCGATAGTCAACGCACTAAATCCCCATAAGTATAAGTTTACCACTAGTGTCATGATCGCTAAACTGACAACCCACTTCATCCAAAAACTCAGTGGAAATGGCCGCCATAACCGATAGTTTGATAAGATATATACAGAGAGTAGCACCATGCCTGTCATGGCAATTACTGAGCTTACAGCTGCCCCTAAAATACCTATTTCACCAATAAGCCACCAATTAAGTATCAGCTTAACTGCACAGCCTACAAGTAAAACGAGGGCGGAATGGCCTGATTTACCCACAGCATGTAAGAGGGCGGCAATCGTCATAAAAAGGGCCCCGAAAAAGACAAGCCACGCAAATACTTGTAAAACAACTGTCCCTTCTTGATCCATAAACATCATCTTATTAAGTGATGGCATGATAACAGACATGCCAGTTGCTGCCGCTCCACCAAAAACAATGCAGACTTTAATAGACCTAGTAATGTCACTTTTTACTTCAGTGAAATCTTTCTGTTCATAGGCTTTTGCAATAACAGGAACAGCAGCATATGAGAAAACAGTCGTCACCACTGCCCCAAACTGAACAAGCGGCCACCCTCTATCATAGATCCCCTTATGAATAGCAGCATCACTATGAGACAAGCCAGAAGTAATAAGCTGACGAAAAACAGTGAACGTATCAGTTAACTGAAAAATAACGAGCACCATGGCGCTGATGGAGACAAAGATGCCTGACAGTAATAAGTCCTTTAAATCAGGCCTCCAAACCCTAGACCATTCTCTTTTCATCTTTAGTGGCGACAGTGATAATGGTAAGGACTGTCGATACTTCAATGCTAATAGGAGGAAAAGAGCCACACCTGCTAACCCTCCAGCTACAGCTCCTATCCCTGCTGAAGTCCCTGCTAAATAAGGATCACCTTGTCTCATAGCTATGATAGCAATGAGGAGGATGACCGTTACTCTCACAGCTTGTTCTAATACTTGGGAAATAGCTGATGGTGTAGCAGCACCTATTCCTTGATAAACACCTCTTCCTAAAGCTAAAAAAGGGATAAGGAAAAAAGACGGGCCAATCCAACGAATCGCTGCTGTCAAATTCGGATCTCCCATCACTATCGCGAGTGGTTTCGCCATTACCATAATGATTCCACCTATGAGCGTGTGTAAAAAAAGTAAGCAAATAAATACAAACATTAATCGGTCCGTATTGAGTGTCTGCTCGTTTAATGATCGCCCTGTATGTTCCTTAGCAACCATCCGTGAGATGACTAGAGGAAATCCATATGTCCCCAAAACAAAGGCTATCCCATAAATAGGATAAACTTGTTGGTAAACATAAAACCCCTGATCCCCTGTTATATTTTGATATGGTATTTTATAAAGTGCACTTAGCCCTTTAGCGATAAATGCAGCTAATGATAAATAGACGGCCCCCTTCACCCATGTAAGTTGGTTAGTACCATGATGACGTTGCCCTTCCATAAAGCAGCCCTCTCTAAACGTAAAT
The DNA window shown above is from Salipaludibacillus agaradhaerens and carries:
- a CDS encoding S1 domain-containing RNA-binding protein encodes the protein MSIEVGSKCQGKVTGITNFGAFVELPSGSTGLVHISEVADSYVKDINEFLTVGDEVTVKVMNVEKDGKIGLSIRKAKASEEGAKKAERTARQPVKPRRKEQPSLSFEDKMNRFLKDSEERLSSLKRNTESKRGGRNTKRG
- the yabQ gene encoding spore cortex biosynthesis protein YabQ, with the protein product MTLDIQMVSMVSSVATGIWLGASFDTYERISGKRHMFKWTRIMNDFLFWVAQALLYFILLLNINNGEVRVYLLLSIILGYAVYRAIFEGVYRRVLERVLKVIHAVYTFLVHLTYVIFINPIKGLLKLLLRLGMIVLITIWGLVSFVFKWTLRPIIFLGQFIDNKLAHPFLKQRKAVLLLIKRLLILFHIKKK
- a CDS encoding putative polysaccharide biosynthesis protein, whose translation is MEGQRHHGTNQLTWVKGAVYLSLAAFIAKGLSALYKIPYQNITGDQGFYVYQQVYPIYGIAFVLGTYGFPLVISRMVAKEHTGRSLNEQTLNTDRLMFVFICLLFLHTLIGGIIMVMAKPLAIVMGDPNLTAAIRWIGPSFFLIPFLALGRGVYQGIGAATPSAISQVLEQAVRVTVILLIAIIAMRQGDPYLAGTSAGIGAVAGGLAGVALFLLLALKYRQSLPLSLSPLKMKREWSRVWRPDLKDLLLSGIFVSISAMVLVIFQLTDTFTVFRQLITSGLSHSDAAIHKGIYDRGWPLVQFGAVVTTVFSYAAVPVIAKAYEQKDFTEVKSDITRSIKVCIVFGGAAATGMSVIMPSLNKMMFMDQEGTVVLQVFAWLVFFGALFMTIAALLHAVGKSGHSALVLLVGCAVKLILNWWLIGEIGILGAAVSSVIAMTGMVLLSVYILSNYRLWRPFPLSFWMKWVVSLAIMTLVVNLYLWGFSALTIEGRLNEAIKAVTASVFGGVIFLFLIKQFSILTQDEWEALPKIGRKIPYKVKGSKS
- the spoIIE gene encoding stage II sporulation protein E, which produces MARKALSLMEKKIDKVKIQALKRLLLIMGVGFLLGRSVILLQLLPFAIPFLAVVFKWRRNLTLPAAFALIAGSTSLSFGYAGHTTVAILLYFFLQAVIEKVNKSKNFLPLTVFLAVAGTRYLSLVIQEGTSMYHLFTASVEGGLALVVTLIFFQSIPLVFERKKQMNLRHEEVVCLVILLGSLLTGTVGWLIYQMSVEHIVARYVVLIFAFSGGATIGATVGVIMGLILSLASVSQLISMSLLAFAGLLGGLLKEGGKVGTAIGLVIASLLMAMYADSQSSLNVTLFESLTAVAFFYLTPKKWTSSLAGYIPGTVEYTQEQQKYLRKIRDVTAGKVEQFSDLFLSLSRTFSFHGKPEEGEETECKVDLFLSSVTEATCQTCMKKQQCWARDFDKTYGLMEQIMGACEKDGDIKDRALAAVWKKHCIIDTKVVDTINGKLKERDGEMRLRNQLLESRQLVAEQLIGVSQVMEDFAKDIQREKKVHEQQEIDIKNSLSEAGVDVDLVDIYSLEPGNVDVEMIIPSNTYNEAEKVIAPLLSDILRECVIVKHTEAARSTGPETKVVFASTKTFVINQGVAHTAKGGKWVSGDSYSTMEIGEGTYAMAISDGMGNGRRAHIESQETIDLLRRILLSGIDETVAIKSINSVLSLRSNEEVFSTLDLAMLDLQTGKAKFLKVGSTPSYIKRGDHVMSLEAGNLPIGMIREMDVDVVSEQLKAGDLLIMMSDGVYEASKHVENKDVRMKRMIREMMTKDPQEVADLLMEKMIRDADGEIHDDMTVLVAKVDHYLPEWATFSAPEKEWA
- a CDS encoding FtsB family cell division protein, producing MQQDNQKKIRRLTSEYMEKQVQMEEQRLRRQKGLVRRLSVFAVVFLIILGAGGSVLYQQHVSIQKQQETNESLEEELVVREKEASQLEQEIKWLNDPEYIAELARRDYFLTQDGEILFQLPRQSTEDN
- the yabP gene encoding sporulation protein YabP gives rise to the protein MEQSYHHIPSGGGRNGRDHQLILKSRRLLDITGVKQVESFDSEEFLLETDMGFLSIRGHDLQMKNLDVEEGNVSIKGTIEDLVYLNQLHGEKTKGLFGKLFK
- a CDS encoding RNA-binding S4 domain-containing protein, with protein sequence MRLDKYLKVSRLIKRRTMAKEVASQGRVKVNGQAAKPGTEVKPGDELEVLFGQKHMTIRIDRVEESAKKEDAATFYSILKEERVDNN
- a CDS encoding vWA domain-containing protein; the protein is MSRGTIRQILLITDGCSNAGEDPVAMAAIAKEEGLCVNVIGILDDDDENERGMSEVNDIAAAGGGMSDVVYAKALSQTVQMVTKKGMTQTIHGVVNREISQILGKDQEMEDLAPEKREELMEVVDELGETSQLDMVILVDTSASMRNKLPRVQEALLDLSLSLKSREGENYFCLYSFPGKRSPVEKLLSWTPQLDSLKGAFKKLSTSGVTPTGPAIMEAVKLYSKRMKKGVTNDETAFIEESGQ
- the yabN gene encoding bifunctional methyltransferase/pyrophosphohydrolase YabN, translating into MSSTIRILGLGAGDLDQLPVGIYKKLIKQELVFLRTEDHPVVAELKREGVTFKSFDTIYKTYDQFEEVYEHIVKELVEAVKIKGEIVYAVPGHPLVAEATVQRLLAHGENINVVIEGGHSFLDAMFTSLKIDPIDGFQLVDGMTMDPSSLDLSSHTIVAQVYDQMSASHVKLTLMERFPDDYIVHVVTAAGTAQESVRTVPLYELDRVTTLSNLTAVYLAPVKDDTLLYGEFSTLQHVIKTLRGPNGCPWDKKQTHQSLKKYLLEETYEVLDAIDENDDDHLAEELGDVLLQVLLHAQIGEDEGYFNIKDIISILTEKMIRRHPHVFGDKNADNAEEVVANWEEIKQQEKIAKGHKRNMSLLDDIPSALPALLKAFKLQKKAAKVGFDWADEAPMWMKLQEEISEWLQALKEGANDDAVEELGDVLFVLVNLARYHEIDPEEALTKTNNKFRRRFNYIEDQLAKDSLRADDVTLQKLDELWEKAKQEERKGE